The genomic stretch ATGGAGACGATTGACCTCTATCAGACGCATCGCTGGGACGACGACACGCCAGTCGAGGAGACCCTGCGCGCGCTCGACGACGCGGTACGGCGCGGACAGGTCCGGTATATCGGGGGATCGTCGATGTGGGCCCACCAGTTCGCCGAGGCGCTCCATACGAGCGATTCGCTGGGCCTCGATCGGTTCGTCACGATGCAGAACCACTACAACCTCGTCTACCGTGAGGAGGAACGCGAGATGTTGCCGCTCTGTGAAAAGGAAGGGATCGGCGTGATGCCGTGGAGCCCCCTCGCACGCGGGTATCTCGCCCGTCCCGCCGAGGAGATCGACGCGACCACGCGCGGGGAATCGGAAGAACACATGTACGAACATCCGTATCGGGAGGGCGGTGGCCGCGAGGTCAACGAGCGAGTCGAGGAACTCTCGAACGAAAAGGGTGTCACGATGGCCCAGATCTCGCTGTCGTGGCTGCTGCACAAGGACTGGGTCGACGCCCCAATCATCGGGACGACCAGCGTCGAACACTTAGAACAGGCCGTCGAAGCCCTCGACATCGACCTCTCCGAGGGCGACATGGAGTACCTCGAAGAGCCCTACGAGCCCGTGCGCGTGTCGGGCCACCACTGACGCGGCCGTCTAGTCGTTTTCTACGTCGTCCTCTAGACGCGCCGACCGACGACGACTGATTCGCACCGGACGATCGGGAGTTCAGCCCCTGCGGACCTCGTCCGCGACCTCCCGGACGACGTCGTACTCCGCATCGCTGTAGGCGATAAAGCGCACGTCTTCGAGGGAATCGGGATCGTAGGCGGCGCATACCTCGGCGACGACACGTGCACCCTCCCGGAGATCGAACCCGGCGGCTCCACAGCCCAGCGCTGGGACCACCACCGACTCACAGTCCAGTTCGTCGGCCGCCTCGAGGGCGTTCCGGGTCGCCTCGCGGATGCTTTCGGAGGTTGCTCGCCCGTCCCCATAGTGAGGCATCGCCGCGGCGTGGATCACGTACTCGGCGTCCAACTCGTAGGCGTCGGTGACGGCGACCCCACCCAGATCGACCGGTCCGTTCTCCATCGCCGCCTCGTTTATCGGCCCGCCGGCGCCGCGTCGGAGCGCGCCCGCGACTCCCGAACCCATCCGTAGGCTCGTCCCCGCAGCGTTGACCAGCGCGTTGGCTTTTTGTGCTGCGATATCACCCTGAATCACGCTGAACTCCATACTCGAAACTGGATCGCCCGGTCGATAAATCCCGGGGCGAGACCGCACCGAGGATATATGCGTGTGTGGGTGTAGCATGCGGTATGGACACCGCGATCAACGCGGCCTGTACCGACTGCGGGGCGACCTTCCCGCGCGAGGAGGCCACCACGGGGTCGGAAAACGAGCTGGCCTGTCCGGTCTGTGGCTGTGGGGTAGTCCGGGGGATCCCCGCCCAGCACACCGCGCTGACCGAGCGCGACAGCGCCCGCTGTGGGAGCTGCGGGGCGACCTTCCCGCGAAGCGAGGCGAGGACGGAGACGAAAGGCCAGTTGGTCTGTCCGGACTGCGGGGCGAACAACGTCAGGACCATCGAGGACGAACCGGACTGAATTCCCCTCGGTGGCGTCCCGTCGACGCAGTGGCGACGCCTCGCGATCGGGCTGGAGCCGAAGCGTTATCCCGCCCACCCTCCGAACCGGGACATGGACCTTTCCCTCGTCGATCTCTCTCCGGTGCCCGACGACGGTACGGCGACTGATGCCTACGCGAACACCGTCGAAATCGCACAGCAGGCCGAGCGACTCGGCTACGAGCGAGTCTGGGTGGCCGAACACCACGGAATGGCCGACTCCCTCGCGGGGACGACGCCGGAGGTGTTGCTCGGACATCTCGCGGCCGAGACCGAGTCGATCCGCCTCGGATCGGGGGCGGTGTTGCTCAACCACTACAGCCCGTTCAAGGTCGCGGAGGCGTTCGGCGCACTCGATGCGCTCGCGCCCGGTCGGATCGACGCGGGGTTGGGCCGGGCGAACGGCTCGCCGGCTGCCGACCGCGCGCTCGGGACCGACCGCCACGTCCGGAACCCCGACGAGGACCACCGCGAGAAGATCGAGGCCGTCGTCAACCACCTCTACGACGACTATCCAGATGAGCACCCCTACACCGACCTCGCGATCGCACGCTCGGGTGAGGGCCCGGCCGTACCGTGGGCGCTCGGATCGAGCCCGTCGAGCGCAGCCATTGCCGGCGAACTCGGGCTGCGGTACTGTTTCGCGGCGTTCATCCGACCGCAGTTCGCCACTCACGCCTTCGAGGAGTACCGCGAGGAGTTCCAAGCATCGACACTGGCCGGGAGCGCCGACTCCCCTGAGGGGATACTCGCGGTCAACGCCGTCTGCGCCGAAACCGACGAGAAGGCGGCGCGGCTCCGGGCGGTGGCCGAGGCGTCGTACAAACGGATGCAACGGGGCGTCGTGGGAACCACGCCCTCGGTCGAGGAGGCCATCGACGAACTCGGCGCCGTCCCCGATCCCACGCCCGCCACGCTCGATTCCGACGAGTGGCCGCGAGCGATCTCCGGAAGCCCGGAGACGCTTGCTGACCTGCTAGAACAGCTCACCGGACGCGTCGGCGTCGACGAGGTGATGATCCAGCAGATCCTCGCCGACCACGACGACGTGCTTCGCTCCCATGAACTGTTGGCTGAAGGCGTCGGACTCACTCCTCGATGATGGTCGCGAACTAGGTATCGATCATGTTCCGGAGGGCTTATCAACGTGTTAGGCTAGCCTAAATCATATGACGAGGGGAAAGACGGACGGAACGCTGACGCGACGAGGATACATCAAGGGAGCAGGCGGGACCGTCGTCGCCGGGGCGATCGCGGGTTGTATCGGTGGATCCGGTGGCTCGAACGACTCGAACTCGACGGACTCGGCGGGCTCGAACGGGGGCGGCGCCTCGACCGTCGAGCTCTCGCCGGTCGGCGAGGTCGAGTTCGAGGGCGTTCCCGAGAACGTCTTTACGGTTTTCCCCCAGTACGCCGACATGGCGGTCGCGCTCGGCCACGGGGATGCGGTGAACTCGATGTTCTCGACCGAGATGGCCGGGACGACGATGAACCACTACTACGAGCGGCTTCCAGGGGTGTCCTTCGAGTGGGAGGGGCTCTCGAACCCGTGGCAGAACGGGCTCCCCAAGGAGCGGCTGTACGAACTCGACAGCGACGCCCATTTCGTCGATCCGACGTACGTCACGAGCCTCGACAACTGGACGCAGTCGGACATCGACGAGATCGCGGGAAGCATCGGCCCCTTCTTCGGCAACTTCTACAGCGGCACTCACGCCGAACCGGCCGGCGAGTACGACGGCGAGTATCAGTACTACACGCTCTGGGAGCTGTTCGGAAAGGTCGCGCAGGTGTTTCAGGAGGGAGAGCGCTACGAGGCGCTGAACGGGATTCACGGCGACCTCCTCGAGACGATCGAGGCGGACCTACCACCCGAAGAGGAACGACCCACGGCCGTGCGCGTGACCCAGAACGGCGAGGAGTTCTTCACCTATCACCTCAACAAACCCGGCTACTGGCTCGCGGACACCCGGCCGCTGGGCGCGGTCGACGCCTTCGCCGAGGAGGACTGGTCACAGCTGTGGGGCACCGTCGGCTACGAGGCGATGCTCGAGGCCGATCCCGACGTGATCCTGCATCTCTGGGGGCTCGGCCCGGACTACGACATGGAGCAGGTGCGGTCGGATCTCGCGTCCCATCCCGTCGGCGGCCAGCTTTCGGCGGTCGAAAACGACCGCGTCTATCCCGCCGGAATGCGCTATCAGGGCCCGATCATGAACCTCTTCCAGCTCGAAATGGGCGCCAAACAGCTCTATCCCGACCAGTTCGGCGAGTGGCCCGAGTATGCCGAGG from Halalkalicoccus subterraneus encodes the following:
- a CDS encoding aldo/keto reductase, producing MEYTTLGSTGMSVSRLCLGCMSFGDPDWREWVLEEEESEEIIERAIDLGINFFDTANMYSRGESERILGNALEGYDRDWPVVATKAYNPMDDDNPNAQGLSRKAIEQELENSLDRLGMETIDLYQTHRWDDDTPVEETLRALDDAVRRGQVRYIGGSSMWAHQFAEALHTSDSLGLDRFVTMQNHYNLVYREEEREMLPLCEKEGIGVMPWSPLARGYLARPAEEIDATTRGESEEHMYEHPYREGGGREVNERVEELSNEKGVTMAQISLSWLLHKDWVDAPIIGTTSVEHLEQAVEALDIDLSEGDMEYLEEPYEPVRVSGHH
- a CDS encoding macro domain-containing protein; amino-acid sequence: MEFSVIQGDIAAQKANALVNAAGTSLRMGSGVAGALRRGAGGPINEAAMENGPVDLGGVAVTDAYELDAEYVIHAAAMPHYGDGRATSESIREATRNALEAADELDCESVVVPALGCGAAGFDLREGARVVAEVCAAYDPDSLEDVRFIAYSDAEYDVVREVADEVRRG
- a CDS encoding SIR2 family NAD-dependent protein deacylase, producing the protein MDTAINAACTDCGATFPREEATTGSENELACPVCGCGVVRGIPAQHTALTERDSARCGSCGATFPRSEARTETKGQLVCPDCGANNVRTIEDEPD
- a CDS encoding LLM class flavin-dependent oxidoreductase, which produces MDLSLVDLSPVPDDGTATDAYANTVEIAQQAERLGYERVWVAEHHGMADSLAGTTPEVLLGHLAAETESIRLGSGAVLLNHYSPFKVAEAFGALDALAPGRIDAGLGRANGSPAADRALGTDRHVRNPDEDHREKIEAVVNHLYDDYPDEHPYTDLAIARSGEGPAVPWALGSSPSSAAIAGELGLRYCFAAFIRPQFATHAFEEYREEFQASTLAGSADSPEGILAVNAVCAETDEKAARLRAVAEASYKRMQRGVVGTTPSVEEAIDELGAVPDPTPATLDSDEWPRAISGSPETLADLLEQLTGRVGVDEVMIQQILADHDDVLRSHELLAEGVGLTPR
- a CDS encoding ABC transporter substrate-binding protein, which gives rise to MTRGKTDGTLTRRGYIKGAGGTVVAGAIAGCIGGSGGSNDSNSTDSAGSNGGGASTVELSPVGEVEFEGVPENVFTVFPQYADMAVALGHGDAVNSMFSTEMAGTTMNHYYERLPGVSFEWEGLSNPWQNGLPKERLYELDSDAHFVDPTYVTSLDNWTQSDIDEIAGSIGPFFGNFYSGTHAEPAGEYDGEYQYYTLWELFGKVAQVFQEGERYEALNGIHGDLLETIEADLPPEEERPTAVRVTQNGEEFFTYHLNKPGYWLADTRPLGAVDAFAEEDWSQLWGTVGYEAMLEADPDVILHLWGLGPDYDMEQVRSDLASHPVGGQLSAVENDRVYPAGMRYQGPIMNLFQLEMGAKQLYPDQFGEWPEYAEGEPYPEIPAEEQLFDRQRVAEIVTGEE